A stretch of bacterium DNA encodes these proteins:
- a CDS encoding DoxX family protein, producing MKRLDELKNWLEVRRDYAYTIMRIYLGIALFLRGLILLSDPSAITTLAGAQQVYMMYSYIIAGHLIGGFLLAVGFMTRLAALLQIPILAGAVFFIHLQQGLMTVGQSLELASLVLMLLIIYFLFGSGSYALDNYIGAKKPEPSPAVK from the coding sequence ATGAAACGACTTGATGAACTAAAAAATTGGCTAGAGGTCCGTCGCGATTACGCTTACACCATTATGCGCATCTATCTCGGAATCGCTTTATTCCTGCGCGGATTGATTCTTCTGTCCGACCCGTCTGCCATTACCACATTGGCCGGCGCGCAACAGGTGTACATGATGTACTCGTATATCATCGCGGGCCATTTGATAGGCGGCTTTTTGCTCGCCGTTGGTTTTATGACCCGTCTCGCCGCGCTACTGCAAATTCCGATTCTTGCCGGCGCCGTATTTTTCATTCACCTGCAGCAAGGCCTGATGACGGTCGGGCAGTCGCTGGAGTTAGCCTCCCTGGTACTTATGCTTTTAATAATCTATTTTTTGTTTGGTTCCGGATCGTATGCTTTAGATAATTACATCGGCGCAAAAAAACCGGAACCGTCCCCGGCAGTAAAATGA
- the murJ gene encoding murein biosynthesis integral membrane protein MurJ: MTGKNKITETNPKHKVFRTQQAGMAALFVTLATLLSTVLGLVRGKVMAHYFGAGLETDFYNYGTTIPDSLQNILIMGVTSASFIPVFAEHVANYSKEEANKLASSFLNITLIVFSAVCLLVGIFMPQITDVWLTQDIPIENKTAIVEITRLFLLAQIAFAMSKVFSGILQTHKHFTAYALALLVYNPAIILGMILFHKEHGIYSAAYGAVAGACLVMAVNLLDLRGTDYRYNFSFDYKSAGIKNIYSLAIPNFLNMALLQIVFIAYSKISIDLEPGSYSAFRYALDFENFPVNIFGISFVTAIFPFLAENASKKNFVNFNYNIQNSIRQILYLTLPAGAGMAVLSTEIIGLILGGGRFGANEIEVTASILFFYALIVPLESLWYLYARAFYAMKDTWTPFYYRLAGTVINLAISYILAYKIGPSAFSIGLLVAFLIQIGLFTFGLKRKVTEFDLKHAATVSLKLLGCTAAMVILVMLCNYYLQHTAWVQPYSGRMQYLLRTLIGIVIGSVSYIGLTVVFKCADFSVLTRVMGRIFKKDVK, encoded by the coding sequence ATGACCGGAAAAAATAAAATTACGGAAACTAACCCAAAGCACAAAGTCTTCAGGACACAACAGGCCGGCATGGCCGCGCTCTTTGTGACTCTGGCGACTCTGCTGAGCACAGTGCTGGGACTCGTTCGCGGCAAAGTGATGGCGCATTATTTTGGCGCAGGACTTGAGACCGATTTTTATAATTACGGAACCACCATTCCGGACTCTCTTCAGAATATTTTGATCATGGGCGTTACGTCAGCGTCTTTCATTCCGGTTTTTGCGGAACACGTAGCAAACTATTCAAAAGAAGAAGCGAACAAACTGGCGAGCAGTTTCCTGAATATCACGTTGATCGTATTTTCCGCCGTTTGCTTGCTGGTTGGAATTTTCATGCCTCAGATCACGGACGTCTGGCTTACGCAGGATATTCCGATTGAAAACAAAACCGCTATCGTAGAGATCACCCGGCTGTTTCTTTTGGCACAAATCGCATTTGCCATGAGTAAGGTATTTAGCGGTATCTTACAAACACATAAACATTTTACGGCGTATGCGCTCGCGCTTCTCGTTTATAATCCTGCAATTATACTGGGTATGATACTGTTCCATAAGGAACACGGCATTTATTCCGCCGCCTACGGAGCTGTAGCCGGCGCATGTTTAGTTATGGCGGTTAACCTGCTTGACTTGAGGGGAACGGATTATCGATATAATTTTTCTTTCGACTATAAAAGCGCCGGAATAAAAAACATTTACAGTTTGGCAATCCCGAATTTTCTGAATATGGCTCTATTGCAGATAGTTTTCATTGCCTATTCAAAGATTTCAATTGATCTGGAACCGGGCAGTTACTCCGCCTTTCGTTATGCACTGGATTTTGAGAACTTTCCGGTGAATATTTTCGGAATCTCTTTTGTCACCGCGATTTTCCCTTTTCTGGCAGAAAATGCGAGTAAGAAAAATTTTGTTAATTTTAATTACAATATTCAAAACTCCATTCGGCAGATATTATATTTGACGCTGCCGGCAGGAGCCGGAATGGCGGTTTTGTCAACTGAGATCATCGGCCTCATTTTGGGCGGGGGTAGGTTTGGCGCAAACGAAATCGAAGTTACGGCGTCAATTTTATTCTTCTATGCGTTGATCGTTCCGCTTGAAAGTTTATGGTATCTGTATGCCCGCGCATTTTATGCAATGAAAGACACGTGGACGCCGTTTTATTACCGGTTGGCCGGAACCGTGATTAACCTGGCAATAAGTTATATCCTGGCGTATAAAATAGGTCCTTCGGCTTTTTCGATTGGTTTGCTCGTGGCATTCCTTATTCAAATTGGATTATTTACTTTCGGGTTGAAGCGCAAAGTAACGGAATTTGATCTAAAACATGCGGCAACCGTATCTTTGAAACTACTTGGATGTACGGCGGCCATGGTCATTCTGGTTATGTTATGTAATTACTACTTACAGCACACGGCTTGGGTGCAGCCGTACTCCGGCCGTATGCAATACCTGTTGCGTACACTGATCGGCATCGTCATCGGCAGCGTATCGTATATTGGTTTAACGGTTGTATTCAAATGCGCTGATTTTTCTGTGTTAACACGGGTCATGGGAAGAATATTTAAAAAAGATGTAAAATAA
- a CDS encoding PAS domain S-box protein — MNIQKPTNEVQRLERLTDYQILDTSADKHFDDLAFLASYICQTPAAMISLIDSDRQWTKSSIGYPPLVLRRDVSFCAHTILEPELLVVEDAFLDSRFADNPLVLEKPHVRFYAGVPVLSYDGLALGSLCVLDRQPRQLSVEQLKALKALAHQVEDQMELRRDILQLEKAAREQKIAQELIHRDRERFKEILETSRDGILVEEEECVIFMNTAYAKLFGCRGPAELIGLHISELAAPEDLDRLLDYGRKRSRGEHAPNLYEFKIKRRDNGVLVELEASVSDFFQGERHYIITFVRDITERKKNSRERERLITELKDALANIKTLSGLLPICSSCKKIRDDTGYWNQLEIYIEKHSEADFTHGICPDCARKLYPEDFENS; from the coding sequence ATGAACATACAAAAACCAACCAACGAAGTTCAACGTCTAGAACGCCTTACCGATTATCAAATTCTTGACACGAGCGCGGATAAACATTTTGACGATTTGGCTTTTCTTGCTTCGTATATTTGTCAAACACCGGCTGCAATGATCAGTTTAATCGACTCGGATCGTCAGTGGACCAAATCGAGTATCGGCTATCCTCCGCTTGTTCTACGTCGTGATGTTTCGTTTTGCGCCCATACTATTCTTGAACCCGAACTGCTTGTTGTCGAAGACGCTTTTCTGGACAGCCGATTTGCTGACAATCCTCTTGTGTTGGAAAAGCCACATGTGCGTTTTTATGCCGGCGTGCCCGTTTTATCTTACGACGGCCTCGCGCTGGGATCGCTTTGCGTACTTGACCGCCAGCCAAGGCAACTTTCAGTAGAACAACTGAAAGCGCTCAAAGCATTGGCTCATCAAGTTGAAGATCAGATGGAGTTACGGCGAGATATACTTCAGCTTGAGAAGGCGGCACGTGAGCAGAAAATCGCGCAGGAACTCATTCATCGGGACCGCGAGCGATTTAAGGAGATATTGGAAACCTCGCGCGACGGAATATTGGTTGAAGAAGAAGAGTGCGTCATTTTTATGAATACGGCTTATGCTAAACTCTTTGGCTGCCGGGGTCCGGCAGAACTCATCGGACTGCACATATCGGAACTGGCTGCACCGGAAGATCTGGATCGATTGCTTGACTACGGCCGAAAACGTTCCCGCGGAGAACATGCCCCGAATTTGTATGAATTCAAGATCAAAAGACGCGACAACGGAGTTTTAGTTGAATTGGAAGCTTCCGTATCTGATTTTTTTCAAGGCGAGCGTCATTATATTATTACATTTGTTCGTGATATCACAGAACGAAAAAAGAACAGCCGTGAACGTGAACGCCTGATTACTGAATTAAAAGATGCGTTGGCAAATATTAAGACGCTATCCGGACTTTTACCTATATGTTCGTCCTGTAAGAAAATTCGTGATGATACCGGATATTGGAATCAACTCGAAATCTACATTGAAAAGCATTCTGAGGCTGATTTTACGCACGGAATTTGCCCGGACTGTGCCCGCAAACTGTATCCGGAAGATTTTGAAAATTCATAA
- a CDS encoding sigma-54-dependent Fis family transcriptional regulator: MSNILIVDDEKNIRRSVEMILQHEDHSIFLAENGKEAVTVVGEKKMNLVFLDLLMPEMNGIETLKQIKLNDPDVVIVMMSGHGTIENAVEAVKLGAYDFIEKPLTKEKVLITAKNALERVNLRNENRNLKSEISKQFEMVGESSAMHDVKIQIAKIAATNVRVLILGESGTGKELVARAIHELSPRKIKPFVKVNCAAIPEELIESELFGAVKGAYTGSVADRDGKFSQAHSGTIFLDEIGDMSLKVQAKVLRALQEGEFEKVGGTKTIKVDVRVLAATNKDLKTEVQKGTFRDDLFFRLNVVPIVMPALRQRKTDIPLLIQHFIKQCCEESVLKKKSFSDSAVKLMIEYEWPGNIRELRNVVERMMILGAGDVVQGEELPVNFFKSESTYIKNASGNKSLKDLKEEVERSHIIAVMEKNNWNVTRAAQELDIERTNLHKKLKYYNITSEKISENENKL; the protein is encoded by the coding sequence GTGAGCAATATTCTGATCGTTGATGACGAAAAAAACATCCGCCGGTCCGTTGAAATGATTTTGCAGCATGAGGACCATTCCATTTTTCTCGCGGAAAACGGTAAAGAAGCCGTAACAGTCGTCGGCGAGAAGAAAATGAATCTGGTCTTTTTAGATTTGCTGATGCCGGAAATGAACGGTATTGAGACGTTGAAACAAATCAAACTTAATGATCCGGATGTAGTCATTGTAATGATGTCCGGGCACGGCACGATCGAAAATGCGGTTGAAGCGGTTAAACTCGGCGCGTATGATTTTATTGAAAAACCGTTGACCAAAGAAAAAGTTTTGATCACGGCCAAGAATGCATTGGAGCGAGTAAATCTGCGCAACGAGAACCGTAATTTAAAATCCGAAATCTCAAAACAGTTCGAAATGGTCGGTGAAAGCTCCGCCATGCATGACGTTAAAATTCAAATAGCCAAAATCGCGGCAACCAACGTGCGCGTGCTGATTCTCGGAGAAAGCGGGACGGGGAAAGAACTAGTTGCCCGGGCGATTCACGAGCTCAGCCCTAGAAAAATCAAGCCGTTTGTTAAAGTCAATTGCGCGGCCATTCCGGAAGAACTGATCGAGAGTGAACTTTTCGGCGCAGTCAAGGGCGCTTATACCGGTTCCGTAGCCGATCGGGACGGCAAGTTTTCTCAGGCGCATTCCGGAACGATTTTTCTTGATGAGATCGGCGATATGAGTTTAAAAGTTCAGGCGAAAGTTCTGCGCGCACTGCAGGAAGGCGAGTTTGAAAAAGTCGGTGGAACCAAAACGATCAAAGTTGACGTACGCGTTCTTGCGGCAACCAATAAGGATCTTAAGACTGAAGTTCAAAAAGGTACTTTTCGTGATGACCTTTTTTTCCGTTTAAATGTGGTGCCGATAGTCATGCCGGCTTTGCGTCAACGTAAGACGGATATCCCCCTTTTGATTCAACATTTTATTAAACAGTGCTGCGAAGAAAGTGTTTTGAAGAAAAAATCATTTTCTGATTCGGCTGTGAAGCTGATGATAGAGTATGAATGGCCCGGCAATATTCGGGAACTGCGTAACGTGGTCGAACGAATGATGATTTTGGGCGCCGGAGACGTTGTGCAGGGTGAAGAACTGCCGGTCAATTTTTTTAAAAGCGAATCAACCTACATTAAGAACGCAAGCGGGAATAAATCATTAAAAGATTTAAAGGAAGAAGTCGAACGTTCACATATAATAGCGGTGATGGAAAAAAATAACTGGAACGTCACACGTGCGGCTCAGGAACTGGATATTGAGCGAACCAACTTGCACAAAAAATTAAAATATTATAATATTACATCAGAAAAGATATCGGAAAACGAAAACAAACTCTAG
- the glmS gene encoding glutamine--fructose-6-phosphate transaminase (isomerizing), with protein sequence MCGIIGYVGKKQALPIVMNGLKRMEYRGYDSAGIAIVENNSLEIIKEAGKLGELEKLVDGVQLHGTVGMGHTRWATHGVPNKTNAHPHTGESGNFAVIHNGIIENYASLKIELESKGHTFHTDTDTETVVHLVEEFYEANHDFEKAVREALYCITGAYGFVFLCRHEPDKIIAARQGSPLVLGYGKDEFFVASDASAIVTHTRQVTYMDDHEMAILSPRGIKITTIDNQPVVKKVEEITYDISQIEKSGYAHFMLKEIFEQPSTILDSMRGRTVPDEGLPRLGGLAEHMDTLVKAKKIIFIACGTSWHAALVGEYMLEEFARINVEVEYASEFRYRNPIIEKNTVVFVISQSGETADTLAAMREAKRRGAAVFGICNVVGSSIARESDAGVYIHAGPEIGVASTKAFTSQLTVIALITLLFARLRNMSAVEGKQIIEELLAIPEKVKSILTNSDYIREIAETYMDKRNFLYLGRGYNFPVALEGALKLKEISYIHAEGYPAAEMKHGPIALIDDDMPTVIIAPKDAIYDKVMSNLEEVKARGGKIIAITTEGNNEINEKADHVIYIPKTHDFLSPILAVIPLQLLSYHMAVLRGCNVDQPRNLAKSVTVE encoded by the coding sequence ATGTGTGGAATTATAGGATACGTCGGTAAAAAGCAAGCCCTACCGATCGTGATGAATGGATTGAAACGGATGGAATATCGCGGATACGATTCCGCCGGTATTGCTATAGTTGAGAACAACAGCCTTGAGATAATCAAAGAAGCGGGCAAATTAGGCGAACTTGAAAAACTGGTCGATGGCGTTCAGCTTCACGGTACCGTCGGCATGGGACATACGCGCTGGGCGACGCATGGCGTACCCAACAAAACCAATGCGCATCCGCACACGGGGGAATCCGGTAACTTTGCCGTTATTCATAACGGTATCATTGAAAACTATGCTTCCTTAAAGATTGAACTCGAATCCAAAGGGCATACCTTTCATACCGACACGGATACGGAAACCGTCGTTCATTTAGTAGAAGAGTTTTATGAAGCTAACCATGATTTTGAAAAGGCCGTTCGCGAAGCCCTGTACTGCATAACCGGCGCGTACGGTTTTGTGTTTTTATGCAGACACGAGCCTGATAAGATCATCGCGGCCCGTCAGGGAAGCCCGCTGGTATTGGGTTATGGCAAGGATGAATTTTTCGTTGCTTCCGATGCGTCCGCCATCGTCACGCATACACGCCAGGTGACCTACATGGACGATCATGAGATGGCAATCCTTTCACCGAGAGGCATTAAGATCACGACGATCGACAATCAGCCCGTTGTAAAAAAAGTCGAAGAGATCACCTACGATATCAGTCAGATCGAAAAAAGCGGGTACGCCCACTTCATGCTTAAGGAAATTTTTGAGCAGCCAAGCACCATTCTTGATTCAATGCGCGGACGTACGGTTCCGGATGAAGGATTGCCGCGGCTTGGCGGGCTGGCAGAACATATGGATACGCTGGTTAAGGCGAAAAAAATAATTTTTATCGCCTGCGGAACGTCATGGCATGCCGCTTTGGTCGGAGAATACATGCTGGAGGAATTCGCGCGTATCAACGTTGAAGTCGAATACGCGTCGGAATTTCGTTACCGAAATCCGATCATTGAAAAAAATACCGTGGTCTTCGTCATCAGTCAGTCGGGTGAAACCGCCGATACGCTTGCCGCCATGCGTGAAGCCAAGCGCCGCGGCGCGGCCGTATTCGGAATTTGCAACGTGGTCGGCAGTTCTATTGCACGAGAATCCGATGCGGGCGTTTACATTCACGCGGGCCCGGAAATCGGCGTAGCTTCGACGAAAGCGTTTACGTCACAGCTTACGGTTATTGCGCTTATCACGCTTCTTTTTGCCCGTTTACGTAACATGTCCGCCGTGGAAGGCAAACAGATCATTGAAGAACTTCTCGCCATTCCTGAAAAAGTTAAGTCCATATTGACGAATTCGGATTATATCCGGGAGATTGCTGAAACGTATATGGACAAGAGAAATTTTCTGTATTTAGGCAGAGGATATAATTTTCCGGTTGCGCTTGAAGGCGCGCTTAAACTGAAAGAAATTTCATACATTCATGCGGAAGGCTATCCTGCGGCAGAAATGAAGCACGGCCCTATCGCGCTTATCGACGACGATATGCCGACGGTGATCATTGCCCCAAAAGACGCTATTTATGATAAGGTGATGAGTAATTTAGAAGAAGTAAAGGCGCGGGGCGGAAAGATCATTGCAATTACGACTGAAGGCAATAACGAGATCAATGAAAAAGCCGATCATGTGATCTACATCCCTAAAACACATGATTTTTTGAGCCCGATCCTGGCGGTCATTCCTTTGCAGCTTTTATCCTACCACATGGCCGTTTTGCGCGGATGCAATGTGGATCAGCCGAGGAATTTGGCAAAAAGTGTTACGGTTGAATAG
- a CDS encoding amidase has product MKKQIGCFLPLAFAAIAFLAGMAVQNSPSIITRDLIASAEKIIGLEFSDAKRDSMIDGLQEQLGNYQNMRKVPLANNVLPSILFNPIPSGFKFESEKKAFKQSKTGAVVLPANLDDLAFYSVSDLAYLIKNRKVSSEQLTKMYIDRLKKYGPKLECVISITEELALKQAKLADEEIAGGKYRGPLHGIPFGVKDLLSVKGYKTTWGAMPYKDQVIDENATVVKRLEDAGGVLIAKLTMGALAWGDVWYGGKTRNPWNTERGSSGSSAGSASATSAGLVAFSIGTETWGSIVSPSTECGTTGLRPTYGRVSRHGAMALSWSMDKIGPICRTVEDCAIVFNAIYGPDGIDPTLYEAPFNYDPAVKLSQLKIGYLKTDFDKDSINKVYHDAVFAELKKLGATLIPIELPKYPMNDLAIILTAEAGAAFDELTRSGKDDLLVRQIKNAWPNVFRASRFIPAVEYIQANRIRTLVIQDMQSVMKNIDVYLSPSFEGENLLLTNLTGHPCVVLPVGFNEKGLPKSICFNGQLFGEAKVLAVAKQFQDATDHHKKHPKLN; this is encoded by the coding sequence ATGAAAAAACAAATCGGATGTTTCTTGCCGCTTGCATTTGCAGCAATCGCGTTTTTGGCAGGAATGGCAGTTCAAAATTCGCCCTCAATCATTACCAGGGATCTTATCGCTTCAGCCGAAAAGATCATCGGGCTTGAATTTTCAGACGCAAAGCGCGACTCCATGATCGACGGACTGCAGGAACAGCTCGGGAATTATCAGAACATGCGGAAAGTTCCTCTCGCAAATAACGTTTTACCTTCGATTCTGTTTAACCCGATCCCATCTGGATTTAAATTTGAATCCGAAAAGAAAGCGTTTAAGCAAAGTAAGACCGGCGCCGTTGTTTTGCCTGCGAACTTAGACGATCTGGCGTTTTATTCCGTATCGGATCTGGCATATCTAATCAAAAATAGAAAAGTGAGTTCTGAACAATTAACTAAAATGTATATAGATCGGTTAAAAAAATACGGCCCAAAATTGGAATGCGTCATTTCCATTACAGAAGAACTCGCGCTTAAACAGGCTAAACTTGCCGATGAAGAAATTGCCGGAGGGAAATACCGCGGACCGCTGCATGGAATTCCTTTTGGCGTGAAGGATCTGCTATCTGTGAAAGGTTACAAAACTACCTGGGGCGCTATGCCTTATAAAGATCAAGTGATCGACGAAAACGCTACGGTGGTCAAGCGTCTGGAAGATGCGGGCGGAGTTCTTATCGCAAAACTTACCATGGGCGCGCTGGCATGGGGCGACGTCTGGTACGGAGGTAAAACCCGTAATCCGTGGAACACCGAGCGCGGCTCAAGCGGTTCCTCCGCCGGTTCCGCCTCGGCAACTTCTGCCGGACTGGTCGCATTTTCGATCGGAACGGAAACATGGGGGTCTATTGTTTCTCCGTCAACGGAATGCGGGACGACGGGCCTTCGTCCGACGTATGGCCGCGTGAGCCGTCACGGCGCCATGGCGTTGAGTTGGTCTATGGATAAGATCGGGCCGATCTGCCGAACGGTCGAAGATTGCGCTATCGTGTTCAACGCGATTTACGGACCTGACGGAATCGATCCAACCTTATATGAAGCGCCGTTTAATTATGACCCGGCCGTCAAACTGAGCCAGTTGAAGATCGGCTATTTGAAAACGGATTTTGACAAAGACAGCATAAATAAAGTTTATCACGATGCGGTTTTTGCGGAATTAAAAAAGCTAGGCGCGACTTTAATTCCCATTGAACTGCCTAAATATCCGATGAACGATCTCGCGATAATTTTAACTGCTGAAGCAGGCGCGGCATTTGATGAATTAACCCGCAGCGGAAAAGACGATTTGCTTGTTCGTCAGATCAAGAACGCCTGGCCCAACGTATTTCGCGCTTCTCGATTCATTCCTGCAGTTGAATACATTCAGGCCAATCGGATCAGAACGTTGGTTATTCAGGACATGCAGTCGGTCATGAAGAATATAGATGTTTACCTTTCTCCGTCTTTTGAAGGCGAAAACCTTTTACTGACAAACTTAACCGGACATCCGTGCGTCGTTTTGCCGGTAGGGTTCAATGAAAAAGGATTGCCCAAAAGTATTTGTTTTAACGGACAACTTTTCGGCGAGGCCAAAGTACTAGCCGTTGCAAAACAATTTCAAGATGCTACCGATCATCACAAAAAACATCCGAAACTAAATTAA
- the ychF gene encoding redox-regulated ATPase YchF: MPLKCGIVGLPNVGKSTIFNALTAAGALAANYPFATIEPNIGVVLVPDPRIDQLSALLKPKKTLYTTVNFVDIAGLVKGANEGEGLGNQFLSHIREVDAIGHVVRCFDDTEVVHVEGSVNPERDMAIIDTELVLKDMESVQKRFSQMERTAKTGDKDAKAALEVYGKVKQQLDDGKPVRHMNLSEHEQKVIADLFLLTVKPVLYICNVNENDVLKENDYVKQVRAIAAKENARVVVISGKIEAEIVELPEEERKGFLESLGLKEPGLHKLIHETYALLDLVSFLTAGPDEVRAWTIHRGTKCPQAAGTIHTDFEHGFICADVIWWEDYVKYRTEQACKDKGLLRTEGKEYVVRDGDVMHFKFNV, encoded by the coding sequence ATGCCTTTAAAATGCGGAATTGTAGGCTTACCGAATGTCGGAAAATCGACTATTTTTAATGCGCTCACAGCGGCCGGCGCGCTTGCGGCCAATTATCCGTTTGCAACCATTGAACCCAATATTGGCGTGGTACTAGTTCCTGACCCGCGCATCGATCAATTATCCGCATTGCTCAAACCGAAAAAGACTTTGTATACGACTGTTAATTTTGTTGATATAGCAGGACTCGTCAAAGGAGCGAATGAAGGCGAAGGGTTGGGAAATCAATTTCTCAGCCACATACGTGAGGTTGATGCGATCGGCCACGTGGTAAGATGTTTTGATGACACGGAAGTGGTGCACGTAGAGGGAAGCGTAAATCCGGAACGGGATATGGCCATTATTGATACAGAACTGGTTCTCAAAGATATGGAAAGCGTACAAAAACGTTTTTCACAGATGGAACGTACGGCAAAAACCGGGGATAAAGACGCCAAAGCCGCATTGGAAGTTTATGGCAAAGTAAAACAGCAATTGGACGACGGCAAACCCGTTCGCCACATGAATCTTTCGGAACACGAACAAAAAGTAATCGCCGATCTTTTTTTGCTGACCGTCAAGCCCGTGCTTTACATTTGCAACGTGAATGAAAACGATGTGCTTAAAGAAAACGATTACGTAAAACAGGTTCGCGCTATTGCGGCCAAAGAGAACGCACGCGTTGTTGTTATTTCCGGAAAAATCGAAGCGGAAATTGTGGAGTTGCCCGAAGAAGAGCGAAAAGGATTTCTGGAAAGCCTCGGGTTAAAGGAGCCCGGCCTGCACAAGCTCATTCATGAAACTTACGCCCTGCTTGACCTTGTCAGTTTCTTGACAGCCGGGCCGGACGAAGTACGGGCCTGGACGATTCACCGTGGAACCAAGTGTCCGCAAGCCGCAGGCACCATTCATACGGATTTCGAACATGGGTTTATTTGCGCCGATGTGATCTGGTGGGAAGATTACGTCAAATACCGCACGGAACAAGCGTGTAAGGACAAAGGCCTGTTGCGCACAGAAGGAAAAGAATATGTGGTTCGTGACGGCGATGTAATGCATTTCAAGTTTAACGTATAA
- the aroB gene encoding 3-dehydroquinate synthase, producing the protein MNTLQINLGERSYPIFLSHDRLETLPDNFQQQFAEKQLFFITDTIVAGYYEKKIRNVFKSLSRRIHVIIIQEGEDYKNLTTAEKIFTELIQQGADRKSVIVGFGGGVVGDISGFVASTYMRGVPFVQIPTTLLAMVDSSVGGKVAVNHVLGKNMIGVFYQPKFVFIDDIFLRTISRREIICGLAEIMKYGLILDKTFFEWTAANYEKLFSFDKAAVEYAISRSCELKAQVVEKDEKENDIRAILNFGHTWAHALENLGNYRILKHGEAVFFGMLAASHVSWMNYRLNDKEFKEIEKTLLSFLKEILADKDITQFLDSVTWDRVWNKMLSDKKAYQNKLRWVVLNRIGEAATEENIDPTLVEKSFVYLKSTIQKADHVIHN; encoded by the coding sequence ATGAATACGCTTCAAATAAATCTCGGCGAACGTAGCTATCCTATTTTTCTCTCTCATGACCGGCTGGAAACGTTACCGGACAATTTTCAGCAGCAATTTGCGGAAAAACAGTTATTTTTTATAACGGATACCATCGTTGCGGGGTATTATGAGAAGAAAATCCGCAACGTATTCAAATCGTTAAGCCGGCGCATTCATGTGATCATTATTCAGGAAGGTGAAGATTACAAAAACCTGACAACGGCGGAAAAAATATTTACCGAACTCATTCAACAGGGCGCCGATCGGAAATCAGTGATTGTTGGTTTTGGCGGAGGAGTGGTTGGCGATATTTCCGGATTCGTAGCTTCCACTTACATGCGCGGAGTTCCGTTTGTACAGATCCCGACCACATTGCTCGCGATGGTGGACAGTTCCGTCGGCGGCAAAGTTGCGGTAAATCATGTTTTAGGAAAAAACATGATCGGCGTTTTTTACCAGCCAAAATTCGTTTTCATCGACGATATTTTCCTGCGAACGATTTCACGACGAGAAATAATTTGCGGACTTGCCGAAATAATGAAATACGGACTCATCCTGGATAAAACGTTTTTTGAATGGACTGCCGCAAATTATGAAAAACTTTTTTCATTCGATAAAGCCGCAGTGGAATACGCTATAAGTCGTTCGTGCGAACTCAAAGCTCAAGTTGTAGAAAAAGACGAAAAAGAAAACGATATCCGTGCGATACTTAATTTCGGACACACGTGGGCCCATGCCCTTGAAAACCTGGGAAATTACCGCATCCTCAAACACGGGGAAGCGGTTTTTTTCGGTATGCTGGCCGCTTCACACGTTTCATGGATGAATTACAGGCTTAATGATAAAGAGTTTAAAGAGATTGAAAAGACGCTCCTGAGCTTTCTCAAAGAAATTCTTGCAGACAAGGACATAACCCAATTCTTGGATTCTGTAACATGGGACCGGGTTTGGAATAAAATGTTGTCAGATAAAAAAGCGTATCAGAATAAATTACGCTGGGTTGTATTAAATCGTATCGGCGAAGCCGCAACCGAAGAAAACATTGACCCGACGCTTGTCGAAAAGAGTTTTGTATACCTTAAGTCGACTATCCAAAAAGCAGATCATGTCATCCACAATTAA
- a CDS encoding DoxX family membrane protein produces MKFPFITTNHAIAILRITVGIIFVAHGAIRTYAGTVGGFGEFLIAKGFPLGVAVAWGITVFELLGGSLLALGKYTRIIGVIFIFHQIMGIVLVHFQNGWFVVGHSTGGMEYSALLIASLIAIIAREPN; encoded by the coding sequence ATGAAGTTCCCATTTATTACAACGAATCATGCTATTGCAATTCTTCGAATTACAGTAGGTATTATCTTTGTTGCCCACGGAGCGATTCGTACCTATGCCGGCACGGTGGGGGGGTTTGGAGAGTTCCTGATTGCAAAGGGATTTCCGCTGGGTGTAGCCGTCGCGTGGGGCATTACTGTTTTTGAATTGCTTGGCGGGTCTTTACTTGCTCTGGGAAAATATACCCGCATCATTGGGGTTATTTTCATTTTTCACCAGATCATGGGTATTGTGTTGGTTCATTTTCAGAACGGCTGGTTCGTTGTAGGACATAGTACCGGTGGAATGGAATACAGCGCGCTGCTCATCGCTTCTTTGATCGCCATTATTGCAAGAGAGCCAAACTGA